A single genomic interval of Amycolatopsis albispora harbors:
- a CDS encoding sensor histidine kinase, which produces MNRALAALTGGAFLTLVIGALASREPLWVIPLGAVFTALGTAGFLWVHRRERLGWSIAYVAVQLPLAYAVFSYDPGVGGTLFFVVLVSQCVLLLPRPGTAVVILLVPLAHAGMAWHDALREGIGLFASVLFAAIITELLQREQKTRRALAEAHEQLRDYTAQAERLATAQERNRVARDIHDGLGHSLTVVQMQVKAARAVLQTDPAKADAVLAKAQEQAEAALADVRRSVSALREPRSIPPLPEALRALAEETSATGVPTGVTVSGTERPVADEAREALYRTAQEGLTNVRKHAAATRAEIGLTFADGKIRLVVRDNGTGVVDGRTPGFGLLGLRERAAALGGRLSFEPAPGKGSALTMEVPG; this is translated from the coding sequence ATGAACCGGGCTCTCGCGGCGCTGACCGGCGGCGCGTTCCTCACACTGGTGATCGGCGCGCTCGCGTCCCGTGAACCCCTGTGGGTGATCCCGCTCGGCGCGGTGTTCACCGCACTCGGCACCGCGGGCTTCCTCTGGGTGCACCGGCGCGAGCGGCTCGGCTGGTCGATCGCGTACGTCGCGGTCCAGTTGCCGCTCGCGTACGCGGTGTTCTCCTACGATCCCGGTGTCGGCGGCACGTTGTTCTTCGTGGTGCTGGTGAGTCAGTGCGTGCTGCTGCTCCCCCGGCCCGGCACCGCGGTGGTGATCCTGCTCGTCCCGCTCGCGCACGCCGGCATGGCCTGGCACGACGCGCTGCGCGAAGGCATCGGCCTGTTCGCCTCGGTGTTGTTCGCCGCGATCATCACCGAACTCCTGCAGCGCGAACAGAAAACCCGGCGCGCGCTCGCCGAGGCGCACGAGCAGTTGCGCGACTACACCGCACAGGCGGAACGGCTCGCCACCGCGCAGGAACGCAACCGTGTCGCCCGTGACATCCACGATGGACTCGGGCATTCCCTGACCGTGGTCCAGATGCAGGTCAAGGCCGCGCGGGCGGTGTTGCAGACGGACCCCGCCAAGGCCGACGCCGTGCTCGCCAAAGCGCAGGAGCAGGCCGAAGCCGCGCTGGCCGACGTACGCCGCTCGGTCAGCGCACTCCGCGAACCGCGGTCGATCCCGCCGTTGCCCGAAGCGTTGCGCGCGCTGGCCGAAGAGACCTCCGCGACCGGAGTGCCCACCGGCGTCACGGTTTCCGGCACCGAACGGCCGGTCGCCGACGAAGCGCGGGAGGCGCTGTACCGGACCGCCCAGGAGGGCCTGACCAACGTCCGCAAGCACGCCGCCGCCACCCGCGCGGAAATCGGCCTCACCTTTGCCGACGGCAAGATCCGGCTGGTCGTCCGCGACAACGGAACCGGCGTGGTGGACGGCCGGACGCCCGGCTTCGGCCTGCTGGGACTGCGCGAACGAGCCGCCGCGCTCGGCGGGCGGCTGAGCTTCGAACCCGCCCCTGGCAAGGGGTCCGCACTGACCATGGAGGTACCGGGATGA
- a CDS encoding response regulator — MSAVRVLLVDDQALFREALATLLATRDDIEVVGEAGNGDEALRRSAALAPDVVLMDLRMPVLDGVAATRRLRAEQPGVQVIALTTFDDDEDVFAALRAGALGYLLKDASSAQLVDAVLAAARGESVLQPSVAAKVVARFAQLPDTDPAPRPQPLVVPLSDRELDVLRLLADGHSNREIAGSLFLAEGTVKNHVTSVLAKLGARDRTQAALRARALGLL, encoded by the coding sequence ATGAGCGCGGTCCGCGTGTTGCTCGTGGACGATCAGGCGCTGTTCCGCGAGGCGCTGGCAACGCTGCTGGCCACCCGCGACGACATCGAGGTGGTGGGTGAGGCGGGCAACGGGGACGAGGCGCTGCGCCGGTCCGCCGCACTGGCCCCCGACGTCGTGCTGATGGACCTGCGCATGCCGGTGCTCGACGGTGTCGCGGCCACGCGGCGGCTGCGCGCCGAGCAACCCGGTGTGCAGGTCATCGCGCTCACCACGTTCGACGACGACGAGGACGTGTTCGCCGCGTTGCGTGCCGGGGCGCTCGGGTACCTGCTGAAGGACGCGTCCTCGGCGCAGTTGGTGGACGCGGTGCTGGCGGCGGCCCGCGGTGAGTCGGTGCTGCAGCCGTCCGTCGCGGCGAAGGTGGTGGCCAGGTTCGCGCAACTGCCCGACACCGATCCGGCACCACGGCCGCAGCCGCTGGTCGTTCCGCTGTCGGACCGCGAGCTGGACGTCCTGCGCCTGCTGGCCGACGGGCACAGCAACCGGGAGATCGCCGGCTCGCTGTTCCTCGCCGAGGGCACCGTGAAGAACCACGTGACCAGCGTGCTGGCCAAGCTGGGTGCCCGCGACCGCACTCAGGCCGCGCTGCGGGCCCGCGCGCTCGGCCTGCTGTGA
- a CDS encoding DJ-1/PfpI family protein, producing MRTFVKRVLAVVAVLLVPAAGATVSALSAFDALHAPGPERAVPAAAPLRHDPAKPTAVVVVGDRGAVVSDVLAPYEIFAATGKFNVYTAASQRRPVPLTGGLDLVPDLTFTELAARTPVADLVVVPALPDVGEPSTAPVTDWLRTQAAGGAHLLSVCNGSGVLASAGLLDGRSATAHWLRIGEFEGVYPAVNWVRGQRFVDDGGIVSTAGILSGIDGTLHVIKRLAGPEAAAAAASAVGWRHADPPVTPEAGMPDPVAIINAGFTWNPPEIGVVLTDGTGEIELASVFDVHGGQSLSARTLAVTADGGPMRSRHGLTFLPRADLATAAPRLDRLLVPGSRAVAPVPGGPSPEYPHQQPGFAFDATVRDLAGTTDVATARWTAKVLELPTGGLVLDGPAWPWTLTLLPVLLVALGVAAVWGFRRWRTAHRGR from the coding sequence ATGCGTACCTTCGTCAAGCGCGTTCTCGCGGTGGTCGCCGTGCTGCTGGTCCCGGCCGCCGGGGCGACCGTCTCGGCGCTGTCCGCCTTCGACGCCCTCCACGCCCCCGGACCGGAGCGGGCCGTCCCGGCGGCGGCACCGCTGCGCCACGACCCCGCCAAGCCCACCGCCGTGGTCGTGGTCGGCGACCGCGGTGCGGTGGTCTCGGATGTCCTTGCCCCGTACGAAATCTTCGCCGCCACCGGCAAGTTCAACGTCTACACCGCGGCCTCGCAGCGCCGCCCGGTGCCGTTGACCGGCGGCCTGGACCTCGTCCCCGACCTGACGTTCACCGAACTCGCCGCCCGGACGCCCGTCGCCGACCTGGTCGTGGTGCCCGCGTTGCCCGACGTCGGCGAGCCCAGCACGGCACCGGTCACGGATTGGCTGCGCACGCAGGCCGCGGGCGGCGCGCACCTGCTGAGCGTGTGCAACGGCTCGGGTGTGCTCGCTTCGGCCGGCCTGCTCGACGGGCGGTCCGCCACCGCGCACTGGCTGCGGATCGGGGAGTTCGAAGGCGTCTACCCCGCGGTGAACTGGGTGCGGGGACAGCGATTTGTCGACGACGGCGGCATCGTCTCCACGGCGGGCATCCTGTCCGGGATCGACGGCACGCTGCACGTGATCAAGCGCCTGGCCGGTCCCGAAGCGGCCGCGGCCGCCGCGTCGGCGGTCGGCTGGCGCCACGCCGATCCGCCGGTCACGCCGGAAGCCGGGATGCCGGACCCGGTCGCCATCATCAACGCCGGATTCACCTGGAACCCGCCGGAAATCGGCGTGGTGCTCACCGACGGCACCGGCGAGATCGAGCTGGCTTCGGTGTTCGACGTGCACGGCGGCCAGTCGCTGTCGGCACGCACGCTGGCGGTGACCGCCGACGGCGGGCCGATGCGCTCGCGGCACGGCCTGACCTTCCTGCCGCGCGCGGATCTCGCCACCGCCGCGCCCCGGCTGGACCGCCTGCTCGTGCCCGGCTCCCGGGCCGTGGCCCCGGTTCCCGGCGGTCCGTCGCCCGAATACCCGCACCAGCAACCGGGTTTTGCCTTCGACGCCACCGTGCGCGACCTCGCGGGCACCACCGATGTGGCGACCGCCCGCTGGACGGCGAAGGTGCTGGAGCTGCCCACCGGCGGCTTGGTCCTCGACGGCCCGGCCTGGCCGTGGACGCTCACCCTGCTGCCGGTGCTGCTGGTCGCGCTGGGCGTGGCGGCGGTGTGGGGGTTCCGGCGGTGGCGAACCGCCCACAGAGGACGGTGA
- a CDS encoding LysR family transcriptional regulator: MELQHLRYVLAVAETNSFTRGAERCFVAQSALSHQIARLERELGAKLFERTSRRVRLTAAGEAFLPAARQCLDAAERAVAEVAAAVGEVRGRLTVGAIPTVAAVDIPVALREFHRRYPLVRVGLRSGASEELVDAVKQGSLEVAFLGLPTTARPHGVNARELARDHLVAVTAPDHPLAELSQVDLRRLTEETFVDFPAGTAGRAQSDEAFAAAGLDREVAFEVTTADFMAKLIRQGLGVAMLPSAYTPQLTGVATIPVLGAPGRVEYLVWSRAGLSPAATAFLDALSSHPG, translated from the coding sequence GTGGAACTCCAGCACCTGCGGTACGTGCTCGCCGTCGCCGAAACGAACAGCTTCACCCGCGGCGCCGAGCGCTGCTTTGTCGCGCAGTCCGCGCTCAGCCACCAGATCGCCCGCCTGGAACGGGAACTGGGCGCGAAGCTGTTCGAGCGCACGAGCCGCCGGGTGCGGCTGACCGCCGCCGGGGAGGCGTTCCTGCCCGCGGCACGGCAGTGCCTCGACGCCGCCGAGCGCGCCGTCGCCGAAGTCGCGGCGGCGGTCGGCGAGGTGCGCGGCAGGCTCACCGTCGGCGCCATCCCGACCGTGGCCGCGGTGGACATTCCGGTGGCACTACGCGAATTCCACCGCCGGTACCCGCTGGTGCGCGTCGGGCTGCGATCCGGCGCCAGCGAGGAACTGGTCGACGCGGTGAAGCAGGGCAGCCTCGAAGTCGCCTTCCTCGGGCTGCCGACCACCGCGCGGCCGCACGGGGTCAACGCCCGCGAACTGGCCCGCGACCACCTCGTCGCGGTGACCGCACCGGACCACCCGCTGGCCGAACTGTCGCAAGTGGACCTCCGGCGGCTGACCGAAGAGACCTTTGTGGACTTCCCGGCCGGGACGGCTGGCCGGGCGCAGTCCGACGAAGCCTTCGCGGCGGCGGGTCTCGACCGCGAGGTGGCCTTCGAGGTGACCACCGCGGATTTCATGGCCAAGCTCATCCGGCAGGGCCTCGGCGTGGCGATGCTCCCGTCGGCCTACACACCGCAGCTCACCGGCGTCGCGACCATCCCGGTGCTCGGCGCGCCCGGCCGCGTCGAATACCTGGTGTGGAGCCGGGCGGGGCTGAGCCCGGCCGCGACCGCCTTCCTGGACGCGCTCAGCAGCCACCCTGGATGA
- a CDS encoding TetR/AcrR family transcriptional regulator: MRRDAQLNREKLIESARALFAERGLNVALEEVARRAGVSIGTLYNRFPTRTDLCAAVFADRAQTVVLTAEHALSMPDAWAGFTHFLEQLCLLQAADRGFNELAERGLPQPGEDQRRGYELMCELIARARREGVLREDFTTEDLALVVWSITRTIEATAAVSPQLWRRHLAMICDGLRAGAAHPLPEPPLRPEQLAGIIQGGC; this comes from the coding sequence ATGCGCCGGGACGCCCAGCTCAACCGCGAGAAGCTCATCGAGTCGGCTCGCGCGCTCTTCGCCGAGCGCGGGCTGAACGTGGCGCTGGAGGAGGTCGCGCGCCGGGCCGGGGTCAGCATCGGCACGCTGTACAACCGGTTCCCGACCAGGACGGACCTGTGCGCGGCGGTGTTCGCCGACCGGGCCCAGACGGTGGTGCTGACCGCGGAGCACGCCCTGTCCATGCCCGACGCGTGGGCCGGGTTCACCCACTTCCTGGAGCAGCTCTGCCTGTTGCAGGCGGCGGATCGCGGGTTCAACGAGCTGGCCGAGCGCGGGCTGCCGCAGCCGGGGGAGGACCAGCGGCGCGGCTACGAGCTGATGTGCGAGCTGATCGCCCGCGCGCGGCGGGAAGGCGTGCTGCGCGAGGACTTCACCACCGAGGACCTGGCGCTGGTCGTCTGGTCGATCACCAGGACCATCGAGGCCACCGCGGCGGTCAGCCCCCAGCTGTGGCGGCGGCACCTGGCGATGATCTGCGACGGCCTGCGTGCCGGAGCCGCGCATCCGCTGCCCGAGCCGCCGCTGCGGCCGGAACAGCTCGCCGGGATCATCCAGGGTGGCTGCTGA
- a CDS encoding SDR family NAD(P)-dependent oxidoreductase, whose translation MTDSSGKVLVVLGAGPGLGMSMAHRFGKEGFRVALVSRTDRRHADYRASLAAAGIESRTYTADVTDATELKRVLGEITADLGGFDTVYFGPVSPDTLSVIPLTEAGAQDLMAPMQHLLTAPATLAREVVPEMVARGDGALFFGGGLSGKIPMPLLGNLVPAAAALRMYVLTLAEALKDTGVYAATLTIGGLIERGDIHRAFAAREDFAEGVGTLNPDDIADTAWTMYVERERTEAEFNALAA comes from the coding sequence ATGACGGATTCGTCAGGCAAGGTGCTGGTGGTGCTCGGTGCGGGACCGGGGCTCGGCATGTCGATGGCCCATCGGTTCGGCAAGGAAGGCTTCCGGGTGGCGCTCGTCTCCCGGACCGATCGACGGCACGCGGACTACCGCGCGAGCCTCGCGGCGGCGGGGATCGAATCACGCACCTACACCGCCGACGTCACCGACGCGACGGAACTCAAGCGGGTGCTCGGCGAGATCACCGCCGACCTCGGCGGGTTCGACACCGTCTACTTCGGACCGGTGAGCCCGGACACGCTGTCGGTCATCCCGCTCACCGAAGCCGGCGCGCAGGACCTGATGGCGCCGATGCAGCACCTGCTCACCGCACCGGCCACGCTGGCCAGGGAGGTGGTGCCGGAGATGGTGGCACGCGGCGACGGCGCGCTGTTCTTCGGCGGCGGGCTCAGCGGCAAGATCCCCATGCCGTTGCTGGGCAACCTGGTGCCCGCCGCGGCCGCGCTGCGCATGTACGTGCTCACCCTCGCCGAGGCGCTGAAGGACACCGGCGTCTACGCGGCCACGCTCACCATAGGCGGGCTGATCGAGCGCGGCGACATCCACCGCGCCTTCGCGGCACGGGAGGACTTCGCGGAGGGCGTCGGCACGCTCAACCCCGACGACATCGCCGACACCGCGTGGACGATGTACGTCGAGCGCGAGCGCACCGAAGCCGAATTCAACGCGCTCGCGGCCTGA
- a CDS encoding response regulator produces the protein MSDSLAPIDILLVEDDPGDVLMTQEAFEHHKIRNSLHVVSDGVEALEFLRRDGAYPDAPRPGLILLDLNLPKKDGREVLAEIKAEPELRSIPVVVLTTSEAEEDILRSYDLHANAYVTKPVDFERFVEVVRQIDDFFVTVVKLPK, from the coding sequence GTGAGCGATTCACTGGCCCCGATCGACATCCTGCTGGTCGAGGACGACCCCGGTGACGTGCTGATGACGCAGGAGGCGTTCGAGCACCACAAGATCCGCAACTCGCTGCACGTGGTCAGCGACGGTGTCGAAGCGCTGGAGTTCCTGCGCCGCGACGGCGCCTATCCCGACGCGCCGCGGCCGGGGCTGATCCTGCTGGACCTCAACCTGCCGAAGAAGGACGGCCGCGAGGTGCTCGCCGAGATCAAGGCGGAGCCGGAGCTGCGCAGCATCCCGGTGGTGGTGCTGACCACCTCCGAGGCCGAGGAGGACATCCTGCGCAGCTACGACCTGCACGCCAACGCCTACGTCACCAAGCCGGTCGACTTCGAGCGGTTCGTCGAGGTAGTCCGCCAGATCGACGACTTCTTCGTCACCGTGGTGAAACTGCCGAAGTGA
- a CDS encoding sensor histidine kinase: protein MTLLATITVALLAGVIVAGVVALENLESSRARLVDEIDPGLIGAQTLTSALLNQETGVRGYLLTGDRRFLAPYPQGLAEQARAVGQLRDAGAQPGTVPGADLDAVLARAGEWQRLADRWTAPGAPPVGVAQVEQSKAYFDGVREVLDVQRAHYADARADARDGLDASASFLQWMLVVVAVLLIVLFGALYLGFRRAIARPLQKLASEVRAVTDDDLNREVSANGPRELVELGADVEDMRRRIVAELAELKRAQDELQRSNSDLEQFAYVASHDLQEPLRKVASFCQLLQRRYQGQLDERGDQYIDFAVDGARRMQALINDLLAFSRVGRKTGEMAEVDTAKLVGQAMRNVEAVVEETGATITHGELPVVHGETSLLTGVFQNLLSNALKFRGEDPPEVRIEAERDGDDWVFSVTDNGIGIEPEYADRIFAIFQRLHPKSAYPGTGIGLAMCRKIVEYHGGRIWLDTDPPAGHTRFRFTLPVHPGTSRAERTESESP, encoded by the coding sequence ATGACGCTGCTGGCCACGATCACCGTGGCGCTGCTCGCCGGGGTGATCGTGGCCGGGGTGGTGGCGCTGGAAAACCTCGAAAGCTCCCGCGCGCGCCTGGTCGACGAGATCGATCCCGGGCTGATCGGCGCGCAGACGCTGACCTCGGCGCTGCTGAACCAGGAGACCGGCGTCCGGGGCTACCTGCTCACCGGCGACCGGCGCTTCCTCGCGCCCTATCCCCAGGGCCTGGCCGAGCAGGCGCGTGCGGTGGGGCAGCTGCGTGACGCCGGGGCGCAACCGGGCACGGTGCCAGGTGCGGATCTCGACGCCGTGCTGGCGCGGGCGGGGGAGTGGCAGCGGCTGGCCGACCGCTGGACCGCGCCCGGCGCGCCGCCGGTCGGCGTGGCGCAGGTGGAGCAGAGCAAGGCCTACTTCGACGGCGTCCGCGAGGTGCTCGACGTCCAGCGCGCGCACTACGCCGACGCGCGGGCCGACGCACGCGACGGGCTGGACGCGTCGGCGAGCTTCCTGCAGTGGATGCTCGTGGTGGTGGCGGTGCTGCTGATCGTCCTGTTCGGCGCGCTCTACCTCGGCTTCCGGCGGGCCATCGCCCGGCCGCTGCAGAAGCTGGCCAGCGAGGTCAGGGCGGTCACCGACGACGACCTGAACCGCGAGGTGAGCGCCAACGGCCCGCGGGAGCTGGTCGAGCTGGGCGCCGACGTGGAGGACATGCGCCGCCGGATCGTCGCCGAACTGGCGGAGCTCAAGCGCGCGCAGGACGAGCTGCAGCGGTCCAATTCGGACCTCGAGCAGTTCGCCTACGTCGCCTCGCACGACCTGCAGGAGCCGCTGCGCAAGGTGGCCAGCTTCTGCCAGCTGCTGCAACGCCGGTACCAGGGGCAGCTCGACGAACGCGGTGACCAGTACATCGACTTCGCGGTGGACGGTGCCCGCCGGATGCAGGCGCTGATCAACGACCTGCTGGCGTTTTCCCGGGTGGGCCGCAAAACCGGCGAGATGGCCGAAGTGGACACCGCGAAGCTGGTCGGCCAGGCGATGCGCAACGTGGAGGCGGTGGTCGAGGAGACCGGCGCCACCATCACCCACGGCGAACTACCGGTGGTGCACGGCGAAACCAGCCTGCTCACCGGCGTGTTCCAGAACCTGCTGAGCAACGCGCTGAAGTTCCGCGGCGAAGACCCGCCGGAGGTCCGCATCGAGGCGGAGCGGGACGGCGACGACTGGGTCTTCTCGGTCACCGACAACGGGATCGGCATCGAACCCGAGTACGCCGACCGCATCTTCGCGATCTTCCAGCGGCTGCACCCGAAGAGCGCGTACCCGGGCACCGGCATCGGGCTGGCGATGTGCCGCAAGATCGTGGAGTACCACGGCGGCCGCATCTGGCTCGACACCGATCCGCCGGCCGGGCACACCCGGTTCCGCTTCACCCTGCCCGTCCATCCCGGGACCAGCCGGGCCGAACGCACAGAAAGCGAGTCCCCGTGA
- a CDS encoding PP2C family protein-serine/threonine phosphatase, with amino-acid sequence MGPAHSPEKAGPLPRLSAGYRLHVLLVEDDDGDALLVEEMLSDALEPTTLRRVGTLAEALSAPIRADCVLLDLALPDAMGLDSVARLRRAAPGTAVVVLTGRADERTGQAAVAAGAQDYLVKSQVDGPLLSKALRYAWERKRAEQVERSLREQQLLASEYTRLERGLLPTPLLASEELSLVSRYRPGRDGALLGGDFYDAVETADGTLHVIIGDVSGHGPDEAALGVALRIAWRSLVLAGLPQDQVLATVQQVLTHERIHNHFATACVVSVAPDRRSLRMRLAGHPPPLLLTGTGTRLLPVDRLGVPLGVLPDAGWAPAEIDLEPGWDLLLCTDGIFEGRSGQGSELLGQENMTELFLALLADRPDWREAPGEVLDALIAEVEHRNGGPLDDDVAVVLLGHREAS; translated from the coding sequence ATGGGCCCGGCTCACTCGCCTGAAAAGGCAGGTCCACTCCCGCGGCTGTCGGCGGGGTATCGCTTGCACGTGTTGCTGGTCGAGGACGACGACGGGGACGCGCTGCTGGTCGAGGAGATGCTCTCCGACGCGCTCGAGCCGACCACGCTGCGGCGGGTCGGCACGCTCGCCGAGGCGCTGTCCGCGCCCATCCGCGCCGACTGCGTGCTGCTCGACCTCGCGCTGCCCGACGCGATGGGCCTCGATTCGGTGGCCAGGCTGCGCCGGGCCGCGCCGGGCACCGCGGTGGTGGTGCTCACCGGCCGCGCCGACGAGCGCACCGGCCAGGCCGCGGTCGCCGCCGGCGCCCAGGACTACCTGGTCAAGAGCCAGGTCGACGGCCCGCTGCTGAGCAAGGCGCTGCGGTACGCCTGGGAGCGCAAGCGGGCCGAGCAGGTCGAGCGGTCGCTGCGCGAGCAGCAGCTGCTGGCCAGCGAGTACACCCGGCTGGAACGCGGCCTGCTGCCGACCCCGCTGCTGGCGTCGGAGGAGCTGTCGCTGGTCTCGCGCTACCGGCCGGGCCGCGACGGCGCGCTGCTCGGCGGCGACTTCTACGACGCCGTCGAAACGGCCGACGGCACCCTGCACGTGATCATCGGCGACGTCTCCGGTCACGGCCCCGACGAGGCGGCGCTGGGTGTCGCGCTGCGCATCGCCTGGCGGTCGCTGGTGCTCGCCGGTCTGCCGCAGGACCAGGTGCTGGCCACCGTGCAGCAGGTGCTCACGCACGAGCGGATCCACAACCACTTCGCCACCGCGTGCGTGGTCTCGGTGGCCCCGGACCGCCGCTCGCTGCGGATGCGGCTGGCCGGGCACCCGCCGCCCCTGCTGCTCACCGGCACCGGCACGCGGCTGCTGCCGGTGGACCGCCTCGGCGTGCCGCTGGGCGTGCTGCCCGACGCCGGCTGGGCCCCGGCCGAGATCGACCTCGAACCGGGCTGGGACCTGCTGCTGTGCACCGACGGCATCTTCGAGGGCCGCAGCGGGCAGGGCAGCGAGCTGCTCGGCCAGGAGAACATGACCGAGCTGTTCCTGGCGCTGCTCGCCGACCGGCCGGACTGGCGGGAGGCACCCGGCGAGGTGCTCGACGCCCTGATCGCCGAGGTCGAGCACCGCAACGGCGGCCCGCTCGACGACGACGTGGCGGTGGTCCTGCTCGGCCACCGGGAGGCGTCGTGA
- a CDS encoding ATP-binding protein, with product MVDQDPGEHALDLSGDPAELVRVRRWARTVLAGLEPALLGDVVGALDELASNAIRHGSAPRRVLLRRSPELLRIEVSDSSPAPAAYRAPGNDGGRGLRMVDAYATSWGQAAHEGGKTVWAEVTLSPVDAVVLKTDVTGREVAGGEAVTPG from the coding sequence GTGGTGGACCAGGATCCGGGCGAGCACGCACTGGATCTCTCCGGCGACCCCGCCGAACTCGTCCGCGTCCGGCGCTGGGCCCGTACCGTGCTGGCCGGACTCGAGCCCGCCCTGCTCGGCGACGTCGTCGGCGCGCTCGACGAACTGGCTTCCAACGCGATCCGGCACGGCTCTGCACCCCGCCGCGTGCTCCTGCGGCGGTCTCCGGAACTGCTGCGGATCGAGGTCAGCGACAGCTCGCCCGCCCCCGCCGCGTACCGGGCGCCGGGCAACGACGGCGGCCGCGGGCTGCGCATGGTCGACGCCTACGCCACCTCCTGGGGGCAGGCCGCCCATGAAGGCGGGAAGACGGTCTGGGCCGAGGTCACCCTCTCCCCGGTGGACGCGGTCGTGCTGAAAACCGACGTGACCGGCCGCGAAGTGGCAGGCGGCGAAGCGGTCACCCCCGGCTGA
- a CDS encoding Asp23/Gls24 family envelope stress response protein: MAQQQEKPAQEVTKRADSALVTSEGITTIADTVVRKVAGLAANEISGVHALGGGAARAFNALRERIPGATASAGQGVSVEVGERQAAVDLQLEVEYGVAIADLSRAVRRNVITAVERMTGLEVVEVNITVADVHLPDEDEGDEVADTGRVR, translated from the coding sequence ATGGCTCAGCAGCAGGAGAAGCCGGCCCAGGAAGTCACCAAGCGGGCGGACAGCGCGCTGGTCACCAGCGAGGGCATCACCACGATCGCCGACACCGTGGTGCGGAAGGTGGCCGGGCTGGCCGCGAACGAGATCTCCGGGGTGCACGCGCTCGGCGGCGGCGCGGCGCGGGCGTTCAACGCCCTGCGCGAGCGCATCCCCGGCGCCACCGCGAGCGCCGGGCAGGGCGTCTCGGTGGAGGTCGGCGAGCGGCAGGCCGCGGTGGACCTGCAGCTCGAGGTCGAGTACGGGGTGGCCATCGCGGACCTGTCCCGTGCCGTGCGCCGGAACGTGATCACCGCCGTGGAGCGGATGACCGGGCTGGAGGTCGTCGAGGTCAACATCACCGTGGCCGACGTGCACCTGCCCGACGAGGACGAAGGTGACGAGGTCGCCGACACCGGCCGCGTCCGCTGA
- a CDS encoding Asp23/Gls24 family envelope stress response protein has translation MSERGTLTIEDRVIERIATRAVTELDGLGGTTRLFGDDQAAKVSARVTGETAALDVRLSVEYPLSVASTTESARRHLRQRVGELAGLTVSRVDITVTALRPRAAETRRVR, from the coding sequence ATGTCCGAACGCGGCACCCTCACCATCGAAGACCGGGTGATCGAGCGCATCGCCACGCGAGCGGTCACCGAACTGGACGGCCTCGGCGGCACCACGCGGCTGTTCGGGGACGACCAGGCCGCGAAGGTCAGCGCGCGGGTGACCGGGGAGACGGCGGCGCTGGACGTCCGGTTGTCCGTCGAATACCCGCTCTCGGTGGCGAGCACCACCGAGAGCGCCCGGCGGCACCTGCGGCAGCGCGTCGGCGAACTGGCCGGGCTGACGGTTTCGCGCGTGGACATCACGGTCACCGCGCTGCGGCCGCGTGCCGCGGAAACGCGGAGGGTCCGGTGA
- a CDS encoding DUF6286 domain-containing protein has translation MKRRPRRSTPATLTALVLLGGCTVVAVAAIQLILGQRPWLDYGVLHRIHWNELPVAVSGGVLVLSGLTLVLAAVLPGRLTILPLRGETDSGASRRSYRSTLRSAAAGVDGVSRAKLTLRRRRVAAKVRTERTNPTGLAEAVRAAIEQRVAQIDPAVQPRISVKVARRSN, from the coding sequence GTGAAGCGCCGGCCCCGCCGCAGCACCCCGGCCACGCTGACCGCGCTGGTGCTGCTGGGCGGGTGCACCGTGGTCGCGGTGGCCGCCATCCAGTTGATCCTCGGGCAACGGCCGTGGCTCGACTACGGCGTGCTGCACCGCATCCACTGGAACGAACTGCCGGTCGCCGTCAGCGGCGGCGTGTTGGTCCTGTCAGGACTGACGTTGGTGCTCGCCGCGGTCCTGCCCGGCAGGCTGACCATCCTGCCGTTGCGCGGCGAGACCGATTCCGGGGCCTCGCGGCGCAGCTACCGGTCCACCCTGCGGTCGGCGGCCGCGGGCGTGGATGGTGTGTCCCGCGCGAAACTCACCCTGCGACGGCGCCGGGTCGCCGCGAAGGTGCGCACCGAACGCACCAATCCCACCGGCCTGGCCGAGGCCGTGCGCGCGGCGATCGAGCAGCGCGTCGCCCAGATCGACCCGGCCGTCCAGCCGCGAATCTCCGTCAAAGTCGCCAGGCGCTCGAACTAG